Part of the Permianibacter fluminis genome, GCGGCACCCGCACCGATATCCAGTTACCCCTGACAGGACCAGCCGAATGAGTGGCGCGGCGATTTTACTGATCGATGATGATGAGGATTTCACCGCGACGCTGGCGCGCGGTCTGCGTCGACAGCATTTTGAGGTCAAGACCGCGGCCGATGGCGCCAGCGCATTGGCGGCGCTGACCGAGTGGACACCGGCCGGTGTGCTGATCGACTTGCGGCTTGGCAACGAAAACGGCCTGCAGTTGCTGCAACAATTGCGGGCGCGCCTGCCGCAAGCGCGGCTGATCATGCTGACCGGTTTTGGCAGCATTGCCACGGCAGTCGATGCCATCAAGCGCGGCGCCGACGATTATCTGGTCAAGCCCTGTTCGCTGGCCGATCTGGTCGTGGCGCTGCAACCGATGCCGGCCGCCGCCGACAGTGGCGAGCCGGACGAGCCGGCCATGCTGGCCAGCGAGCCGCTCAATCTGCGGCAATTGTCCTGGGAATATATCCAGCGGGTATTGGCCGAACACGATGGCAATATTTCGGCCGCCGCGCGCGCGCTCGGCATGCATCGACGCACCTTGCAGCGCAAGTTGGCAAAAGTGCCGCGACCGCGCTGAAGGATTGCTGCATAGCAGCATTTTGTTGACGCCAGCGCCAGCACGGCGCAATAAAAGGAATACGGTTCCTTGGCGTCACCGTGTGACGCGACATCATTCCAAATGCTGCTCTGCAGCATGATGATTCCCACCGTACGCGCCTCTTTTTTTCCTTTTTTATTTGTCCTGCTCCAGCGCCCCGCTTTTGTCGCCATGCGAACAAAAGGGCTGCTGCGTCGCAGCAATCAATGGCTTGCCCGCGAAATCCGGTTTGTGTTTGCGTAACGACAAAAGTTGAACATCGCTTTTGTCGATGGCGCTTGTTCAAATTCGGGTAGATCGCAAGCTTGAACGAAACTGGCGGGAACGCGCTGATATAAGTCCACTGCCATCTTGTCAGCGGGCGTGTTCGTTTTCGCCGAGGCAAAGCATGCGCGTTCTTGATCACAGCGCCGGAGAGGGGCGTTGCGGTGGGAGCAGATTCGCGGCAGCGGCATGAGCCGCCGGGGACAGGGTTGGCGAGTTGGCCAAACCGTGGCTCGGGGCATGGCTAGCCACAAGGTTCGCGACATAACAACCAGCGAGATAATCGTCGAGACAACAATCGCCGAGCCAACAACAGGCGGCAGGAGGAACAATGAACAGGACCGGCAAAGCAGTCAGCCAACCCCGATTCAAACGGAAACTTGTGGTCAGTGCAGTGGCCTCGGTGTTGGCCACCGGTGTCGCGCCGCTCAGCTGGGCGGATGACATCGCCAACGAAGTGGCCGACGACGCGACCGTCGTCGATGTGGTCGGCATTCGCGGCAGCTTGCAGTCGTCGCGCGACCGGAAACGTGAAGAGCAGGGCATCGTCGACACCATCAACGCCGAGGATATCGGCAAGTTCCCGGATTCCAACCTGGCGGAATCGCTGCAGCGTATTACCGGCCTGTCAATCAACCGGCGTAACGGTGAAGGCAATCAGGTGACGGCGCGCGGTTTCGGTCCGGATTACAACCTGACCACACTGAACGGCCGCTTGATGCCGGCAACCTCGCTGAATCAGAACGGCGGCGGTGTCTCGCAGGGCCGCGCCTTTGATATGGACAACCTAGCCTCGGAAAGTGTCCGGGCGCTGAGTGTCTACAAGACCAGCCGGGCCGATATTGCCTCCGGCGGCATGGGCGCCACCATCAATATCGAAACGCTGCGGCCGCTGCAGAACCCTGGTCTGCATGCTTCGCTCGGCGGCAAGCTGCTGCACGACACCAGCAATGAAGTCGGTGACGATTACACGCCAGAAGTTTCCGGGCTGTTCAGCTGGACCAATGATCAGAACAATTTCGGCGTCAGTGTGACCGGTTCGTATCAGCAGCGTGACAGCGGTGCCAGCGGTGCCTATGTTAACGGCTGGAACTATGCCGAATTCGACGGCAACATCAACCAGCAACCGACTGATCCGGGATCCGGCGCGCCGATCAACATCTTCAACCCGCCGGCCGATGGCTCGCTGTACGGCATGCCGACCGATCTGCGCTACACCCATTCCGATCGCGAACGGACCCGGACCAATGCTCAGCTGACGCTGCAGTGGAAACCGAAAGACAACCTGACCGGCACGCTCGATTACACCTATGCCAAGCAGGAGCTGTATGAAAACCGCTCCGAGCTGTCGATCTGGATGGACTCGTACAAGAGCGATCTGGCGTTTGACAACGGCACCGCTCAAACTCCTGTGCTGTATTGGGAGGAACGAGTCGGTCGTGGCCTGAATCCGCGTGATGTCGGTTTGGCCCTGCAACAGCAGAACCAGGTCAACGAACTGAACTCACTCGGTTTCAACCTGAAGTGGGAAGTCAATGAAGCGCTGACCCTCGCGCTTGATGCGCATGACTCGGAAGCATCGAGCCTGCCGGATGCCGGCTTCGGCAACTGGATCAACATTGGCCTTGGTGCCAATGTCTCGGGTGCACAGGGCGTCAACTGGACCTCCAACGGTATACCGATCATCATGATCGGTCTGGATGATTCGCTGCTCAATGACAACGGCGTGCTCGATGTCTCGGAAGTGGGTTCGGCAGTGCGCCAGATCAACAATGATCGGTCCTATGCCGATTACCAGCAGATCCGGCTTGATGGCAAATTCGAATTCGAGAATTTCCACTCGATCGATTTCGGGGTCGAGTCGCGCACGATGGAACACCGGCTGAAGCAGTCGTTCTATCAGGAACTCCTCGAAGGCGGCTGGGGCGTGGCCAATCCGGGTGATGTGCCGGCCGAGTTTCTGGATCCGATCAACTACGGCAGCTTGTTCGACGGCTATTCGATGACACCAGGTGGCACCGCCGCCGGCTTCTTCAGTCTGGTCAGCGGTGGCAGCGCACGGCCGCTGCTGATGGGCTACACCGGCGATGCGGCCCAGATTGGTGAATACCTGTCCGCTGCCGTCGGCCTGCCTTGGGATGTCAATCCGGTCGACAACCTGAATCGCACGATCAAAGAAGAAGTATGGGCGGTGTACGCGCAGTACCGCTTCAATGGCGACTGGGGCAAGTATCCGGTGCGGGCGGCGTTCGGTGTTCGTTACGAGAACACTGACGTGACCTCAACCGATCAAGCCAACATCCCAACCGAAGTGATCTGGGAGAGCAACAATGACTACCAGGTTCCGGCCGGCGATACTGCCGTGATGTACACCCAAACGGCGAGCTACGATCATGTGTTGCCGAATCTGGATATCGACGTCGGTTTGACCGACGACATAAAAGCCCGGTTCTCCTACAGCAAGACCATTGCCCGGGCCCGCTTCGACAGCATGGGCGCGGCGGCGACCGGTTTGGGCGGACCGACCTTCCCGACTATTCTCCCCGGTTCGATTCTCGGTGGCGCCCAGTCCGGTAACCCCGGCATCCTGCCGCTGGAGTCGAAGAACCTCGATCTGTCGGTGGAGTGGTATTTCGGTGATGCCAGCTATGCCTCACTCGGTTACTTCCGCAAGGACGTCAAGAACTTCATCGGCACCGAAGCAGTCAACCAGACGCTTTATGATCTGCGCGACCCGACAAATGGCCCACGCGTTCAGCAGGCGATCGCGGATCTGGAAGCACTCGACATTCCGGTCAATGACACCTCGCTGTTCACAATGGTCGCGGCCAACATCCTTGGCGTCGCTTACGATGCCCACACGCCCGAAGAGTTCGAGACCCTGGTCGATGTCGTGGGCGAACCCGGCGATGAGCTGATGGTGTTCCGGGTCAGTCGCCCGGCCAACAACGAAGACGCGGTGATCGATGGCTGGGAGATGGCCTTCCAGCAATTCTTCGGTGACACCGGGTTTGGTGTGCTGCTGAACTACACCGATGTCGCAGGCGATGTCAGCTATGACAACGGCGCACCCAGCGATGTCAGCCAGTTCGCCCTGACCGGTTTGTCCGATACGGCCAACGTCTCGCTGATTTACGAGAACTACGGCGTCTCGGCCCGGCTGGCCTACAACTGGCGCGAGGAGTTTCTGGTTGGCATCGAGAATGGCGGTCTGCGTCCGCGCTACATCGAGGACTACGAACAGTTCGATCTGAACGTCAGCTATGCGGTGACCGACGATCTGAGCATTTCGTTCGAAGGCATCAACCTCACTGGCGAGGATGAGCGTCAGCATGCCCGGACCAGTGCGCAGTTCCTGCGGTTGGAAATCCTGGAGCCGCGCTACGCGTTTGGGGTGCGCTACAACTTTTAAGCTCCTGGCTGCGGAGGTGCTGCGTTGCCGCATCACCTCCGGATTGATCACTTCTCCCATTTCCGGGATGCTCTGCTATCGTGGCGGTCATCCCGGTTTTTCTGTTTTCGGCATCGTGATGCCGGTGATTCACTAGCGAGAGCCAAGCCATGGCCAATATCACCCTGCTCGATGGCAATCGTCATCGCACCCTGCGAGTCCGCACCGGCTATCGCTTGCGTAGCCACGACGGTCTCGGCCTGATTCCGATTCTGCCCGCTGAGCTGGATGCCGCGCACAAGGAATTCCCGCTGTTTGCCTGCAAGCAAACCGATACCGGTCGCTTTTTTTTCTGCGCGCTGCTGGCGGCAACCGCCACCGGCAATGCGTTTCTCGACCCGCGCGGCGAGTGGCTGAGCCGCTATGTTCCGCTGCTGGCACGCCGTGGTCCGTTTCTGATGCACGATGATGGCAACGGCCTGAAACTCTGCATTGATCTGGACGACCCGCGGGTCGGCGGTGATGGCGAGCGTTTGTATGATGATGCCGGTCAGCCCACGCCCCATGCCCGGCACATGGCCACTCTCATGCACACGATTCATGAAGGTCAGCAACAAACGGCAGCGCTGGTCGACGCGCTGACCAGTCAACAGCTGTTGGAACCGATTGCGATTGATCACCCCGGCGAAATGCTGCGCGGTTTGTACGCCATCAATCCGGATCGCTTGAAAGCGCTGGATGCCACGGTATTGTCCAACTTGAACCGTGCCGGCCATTTGCAGGCGGCCTATTTTCTTGCCAGCTCGCTCGGCAATTTGCGGCCACTGCTGACATCGGCGGCAGGGCCGGGTTCGGCTTCTGCATCATCAACACAAACAGCATCAGCAACAGCAACAACATCGACATCACGCACGGCGGCATCGGCCTGAACTTAAGGCGCGCTGGCAACGGGAGCTTTGCATGAGCGAACGGATACTGAACATTGTCATCGCCGGCGGTGGCACCGCGGGCTGGCTCGCCGCCGCCGCCATTGCCAAACTGTATGGCAAACAAATGCGGGTGACGCTGGTGGAATCGGCCGAGATTGGCCGCATCGGCGTCGGTGAGGCGACCATACCACCGCTGCGCAATTTTCATCGCTTGATCGGTATCAGCGAGCCGGAATTCATGAGCGCCTGCCAGGCCACGTTCAAACTCGGTATCGAGTTCACCGACTGGGCCAGTCTCGGCAATCGTTACATTCACTCGTTCGGCATAACCGGCAAGGATTGCTGGGCCTGCGATTTTCACCACTTCTGGCATTACGGCCGTGAGCGCGGATTGAGCGCCGATTTTGGCGACTACAGCATTGAGCTGCAGGCAGCGCGGCAAATGAAGCTGCTGCCGGGTGACGCCGGCCGACTCAATTACGCCTACCATCTCGACGCCGGCCTGTACGCGGAGTTCTTGCGTCGACATGCGCTGATTCATGGCGCAACGCACGTTGAAGGTCGGATCGAGCACGTGGTGCTGAACGAGGCCGATGGTCATATCGCGGCGCTGAAGCTGACCGATGGCCGCGTGATCGACGGTGACTTTTTTGTCGATTGCACCGGCTTTCCGGCCGTGTTGATCGGCAAGGCGCTCAATGTCAGTTACGAACACTGGGGTCACTGGCTGCCTTGTGATGCGGCGGTCGCCGTGCAGAGCGAGCGGGTCGGCGCACCGCGACCGTACACCCAGGCGCTTGCGCACGAATATGGCTGGCAGTGGCGCATTCCGCTGCAGCATCGCACCGGTAACGGCATTGTCTACTGCAGTCGTTACGCCAGCGAAGACGCCGTGAAAGAACGGCTGTTGGCCAGCCTCGATGGCAAGGCGCTGGTCGAGCCGCGCGGTTTCAAATTCCAGACCGGTCGTCGGCGCGAATACTGGCACAAGAACTGTGTGGCGCTGGGTTTGGCCAGCGGCTTTCTGGAACCGGTGGAATCGACGTCGATTCATCTGGCAATGTCGACTTTGCTGCGGCTGCTGAAATTTTTTCCGCGCACCGGTATCGATCCGGTGCGGGTCCAGGAATTCAACCGCCTGTGCGGCGAAGAGATTGAATCCATCCGCGATTTTCTCATCCTGCACTATCACGCGACCGAGCGTCGCGACAGCCCGTTCTGGCGTTACTGCAACAACATGGCCATTCCGGATTCGCTAGCGGCGCGGCTTGAATTGTTCCGTCGCACCGGCATGGTGAACTTCCAGAACCGGGAATTGTTCCAGCTCGATTCCTGGACGCAAGTCATGATCGGTCAGGGCGTGTTGCCGCAAGATCATCATCCCATTGTCGAGCTGATGTCCGATGACGAGCTCGGCCGTTTTCTCAACGGCTATCGTCAGCACGTGCAGCAACTGGTCAGCGCCATGCCGAGTCATCAGCAGGCGCTCGACAACTACTGCAAAGCCAGCGCCGAGTCGATGGCTTGACTACGGCGATGGCAGCCCGTCACAGGAGCACATCGATATGAACCGAGCCGTCCGACGCGTGGTGATCCTCGGCGGTGGCACCGCCGGCTGGTTGACTGCCGGCGTGATCGCGGCCGAGCACCGGGCCGGCGAACCGGACGGGCTGGAAGTGATTCTGGTGGAATCACCGGATATTCCGACCATCGGCGTCG contains:
- a CDS encoding response regulator transcription factor; its protein translation is MSGAAILLIDDDEDFTATLARGLRRQHFEVKTAADGASALAALTEWTPAGVLIDLRLGNENGLQLLQQLRARLPQARLIMLTGFGSIATAVDAIKRGADDYLVKPCSLADLVVALQPMPAAADSGEPDEPAMLASEPLNLRQLSWEYIQRVLAEHDGNISAAARALGMHRRTLQRKLAKVPRPR
- a CDS encoding TonB-dependent receptor, whose amino-acid sequence is MNRTGKAVSQPRFKRKLVVSAVASVLATGVAPLSWADDIANEVADDATVVDVVGIRGSLQSSRDRKREEQGIVDTINAEDIGKFPDSNLAESLQRITGLSINRRNGEGNQVTARGFGPDYNLTTLNGRLMPATSLNQNGGGVSQGRAFDMDNLASESVRALSVYKTSRADIASGGMGATINIETLRPLQNPGLHASLGGKLLHDTSNEVGDDYTPEVSGLFSWTNDQNNFGVSVTGSYQQRDSGASGAYVNGWNYAEFDGNINQQPTDPGSGAPINIFNPPADGSLYGMPTDLRYTHSDRERTRTNAQLTLQWKPKDNLTGTLDYTYAKQELYENRSELSIWMDSYKSDLAFDNGTAQTPVLYWEERVGRGLNPRDVGLALQQQNQVNELNSLGFNLKWEVNEALTLALDAHDSEASSLPDAGFGNWINIGLGANVSGAQGVNWTSNGIPIIMIGLDDSLLNDNGVLDVSEVGSAVRQINNDRSYADYQQIRLDGKFEFENFHSIDFGVESRTMEHRLKQSFYQELLEGGWGVANPGDVPAEFLDPINYGSLFDGYSMTPGGTAAGFFSLVSGGSARPLLMGYTGDAAQIGEYLSAAVGLPWDVNPVDNLNRTIKEEVWAVYAQYRFNGDWGKYPVRAAFGVRYENTDVTSTDQANIPTEVIWESNNDYQVPAGDTAVMYTQTASYDHVLPNLDIDVGLTDDIKARFSYSKTIARARFDSMGAAATGLGGPTFPTILPGSILGGAQSGNPGILPLESKNLDLSVEWYFGDASYASLGYFRKDVKNFIGTEAVNQTLYDLRDPTNGPRVQQAIADLEALDIPVNDTSLFTMVAANILGVAYDAHTPEEFETLVDVVGEPGDELMVFRVSRPANNEDAVIDGWEMAFQQFFGDTGFGVLLNYTDVAGDVSYDNGAPSDVSQFALTGLSDTANVSLIYENYGVSARLAYNWREEFLVGIENGGLRPRYIEDYEQFDLNVSYAVTDDLSISFEGINLTGEDERQHARTSAQFLRLEILEPRYAFGVRYNF
- a CDS encoding tryptophan halogenase family protein, which encodes MSERILNIVIAGGGTAGWLAAAAIAKLYGKQMRVTLVESAEIGRIGVGEATIPPLRNFHRLIGISEPEFMSACQATFKLGIEFTDWASLGNRYIHSFGITGKDCWACDFHHFWHYGRERGLSADFGDYSIELQAARQMKLLPGDAGRLNYAYHLDAGLYAEFLRRHALIHGATHVEGRIEHVVLNEADGHIAALKLTDGRVIDGDFFVDCTGFPAVLIGKALNVSYEHWGHWLPCDAAVAVQSERVGAPRPYTQALAHEYGWQWRIPLQHRTGNGIVYCSRYASEDAVKERLLASLDGKALVEPRGFKFQTGRRREYWHKNCVALGLASGFLEPVESTSIHLAMSTLLRLLKFFPRTGIDPVRVQEFNRLCGEEIESIRDFLILHYHATERRDSPFWRYCNNMAIPDSLAARLELFRRTGMVNFQNRELFQLDSWTQVMIGQGVLPQDHHPIVELMSDDELGRFLNGYRQHVQQLVSAMPSHQQALDNYCKASAESMA
- a CDS encoding SapC family protein, which encodes MANITLLDGNRHRTLRVRTGYRLRSHDGLGLIPILPAELDAAHKEFPLFACKQTDTGRFFFCALLAATATGNAFLDPRGEWLSRYVPLLARRGPFLMHDDGNGLKLCIDLDDPRVGGDGERLYDDAGQPTPHARHMATLMHTIHEGQQQTAALVDALTSQQLLEPIAIDHPGEMLRGLYAINPDRLKALDATVLSNLNRAGHLQAAYFLASSLGNLRPLLTSAAGPGSASASSTQTASATATTSTSRTAASA